One window of Helicobacter sp. MIT 99-5507 genomic DNA carries:
- the xseB gene encoding exodeoxyribonuclease VII small subunit: protein MEFEQKVQRVKEILESLNKNELSLKDGMKLYKEGIDNLKEAQKMLEEAKVQYEEIKDSSIEQENIDKRELDEDSNLTI from the coding sequence ATGGAATTTGAACAAAAAGTCCAAAGAGTAAAAGAAATCTTAGAATCTCTAAATAAAAATGAACTAAGCCTAAAAGATGGAATGAAACTATACAAAGAAGGTATAGACAATCTAAAAGAAGCACAAAAAATGTTAGAAGAAGCAAAAGTGCAATATGAAGAGATAAAAGATTCTTCAATAGAACAAGAAAATATAGACAAAAGGGAATTAGATGAAGATTCTAATCTCACAATTTGA
- a CDS encoding carbon-nitrogen hydrolase family protein, which produces MKILISQFENIKPNDKSFNKYLNNFCKKKDIDLIVLGEYVLNPFFKELKPNYNKLNKDFLALESYLKNIATKYKTTIIAPIYECKDNKIFKSIIVIDEKKTNFYQSQRLMQMEHWNEKSFFSNDLKAKEPLIFKINRLNISVLFGFETHFDELWIKLKKKNVDVVIVPTASTFGSNDRWIRLLQTRSFLNNCFVVRVNRVGNYIEDNIIWKFYGDSFIALPDGNLGDMLGNKEGVMVSEIKKTMIDEAKQNWGFR; this is translated from the coding sequence ATGAAGATTCTAATCTCACAATTTGAAAATATCAAACCAAATGATAAATCTTTTAATAAATATCTAAACAACTTTTGCAAGAAAAAAGATATAGATCTAATTGTGCTTGGTGAATATGTATTAAATCCATTTTTTAAAGAACTAAAGCCAAATTATAATAAATTGAATAAGGATTTTTTAGCACTAGAATCGTATCTAAAAAATATTGCTACAAAATATAAAACAACGATTATTGCTCCTATTTATGAATGCAAAGATAATAAAATCTTTAAAAGTATCATAGTTATTGATGAAAAAAAAACCAATTTTTATCAATCACAAAGATTAATGCAAATGGAACATTGGAATGAAAAGAGTTTTTTTAGCAATGATTTGAAAGCAAAAGAACCACTAATTTTTAAAATCAATAGATTAAATATAAGCGTATTATTTGGTTTTGAAACACATTTTGATGAATTATGGATAAAACTAAAAAAGAAAAATGTAGATGTCGTGATAGTGCCTACTGCAAGCACATTTGGCTCTAATGATAGATGGATTCGTTTGCTTCAAACTAGAAGTTTTTTAAATAATTGTTTTGTAGTTAGGGTAAATAGAGTAGGAAACTATATAGAAGATAATATTATTTGGAAATTCTATGGAGATTCTTTTATTGCATTGCCTGATGGGAATCTAGGAGATATGCTAGGCAATAAAGAAGGTGTTATGGTTAGCGAGATAAAAAAAACAATGATTGATGAAGCAAAGCAAAATTGGGGTTTTAGATAA
- the rpoD gene encoding RNA polymerase sigma factor RpoD, with protein MSRSNEAKSTTEQLVELFQQDGEFIAYEEIASILKKPATAAQIKKIQELAKKYKKTFLSSSELAKQLNYEEKVLEKENKQKQINENLEDEFDLAKERESLEWSRSDSPVRMYLREMGQIQLLTKEEERELGKNIETGENIIIDAICSVPYLTDFIYNYRDALINRERRVKELFKNFEDKDSFDDGDSDENEDDEEKSNEKISSKDSERVKVIIAAFKELDKAKKERLKALEIVPQDPNDLGHILLLAHKKEVLKEKLVALGPTSKLITEIVKIMENVVKGDESFEKEMKRLEYRLPLFNETLIENHKKILSNILNMSKADIAQAVPETTMVSTYVEIKKLLQTKEASKDSFNLDEKKLKEILEQIKRGKLIVDKAKNKMAKSNLRLVVSNAKKYTNRGLPFLDLIQEGNIGLMKAVDKFEYKRDYRFSTYATWWIKQAISRAIADQARTIRIPIHMIDTVNKINKTQRDYIQKYGKEPDIEYIAKEVSLPADKIKNVIKMTKEPISLDAPIGNDEDGKYGDFVEDKNTIGPMEQVLKEDLRGQIDEVLMQLNERERAVIKMRFGLLDDESDRTLEEIGKELNVTRERVRQIESSAIKKLKHPRVGKNLKKYIED; from the coding sequence ATGTCTAGATCCAATGAAGCAAAATCAACAACAGAACAATTAGTAGAATTATTTCAACAAGATGGCGAATTTATAGCATATGAAGAAATCGCTTCAATCTTAAAAAAACCTGCTACAGCTGCACAGATAAAAAAGATTCAAGAATTAGCAAAAAAATATAAAAAAACATTTCTTAGCTCATCAGAATTAGCAAAACAACTCAACTATGAAGAAAAAGTTTTAGAAAAAGAAAATAAACAAAAACAAATAAATGAAAATCTAGAAGATGAATTTGACCTTGCAAAAGAAAGAGAATCTTTAGAATGGAGTAGAAGCGATAGCCCTGTGCGAATGTATCTACGAGAAATGGGACAAATCCAGCTCCTTACAAAAGAAGAAGAAAGAGAACTTGGAAAAAATATAGAAACTGGTGAAAATATCATCATTGATGCGATATGTTCAGTGCCATATCTAACGGATTTTATCTACAATTATAGAGATGCATTGATTAATAGAGAAAGAAGAGTAAAAGAATTATTTAAAAATTTTGAAGATAAAGATTCTTTTGATGATGGTGATAGTGATGAAAATGAAGATGATGAAGAAAAAAGTAATGAAAAAATATCATCAAAAGATAGCGAGAGAGTAAAAGTTATCATCGCAGCTTTTAAAGAACTAGATAAAGCTAAAAAAGAAAGATTAAAAGCATTAGAAATAGTCCCGCAAGATCCAAATGATTTAGGACATATACTATTACTAGCACATAAAAAAGAGGTATTAAAAGAAAAATTAGTAGCACTTGGACCAACAAGTAAGTTGATTACAGAAATAGTAAAGATTATGGAAAATGTAGTCAAAGGCGATGAAAGCTTTGAAAAAGAAATGAAACGACTTGAATATAGACTACCATTATTCAATGAAACACTTATTGAAAATCATAAAAAAATATTATCAAATATATTAAATATGTCAAAAGCTGATATCGCTCAAGCAGTCCCTGAAACTACGATGGTGAGTACTTATGTAGAAATTAAAAAATTACTTCAAACAAAAGAAGCTTCAAAAGATAGTTTTAATCTTGATGAAAAAAAATTAAAAGAGATTCTAGAACAAATCAAAAGAGGAAAATTAATAGTAGATAAAGCCAAAAATAAAATGGCAAAAAGCAATCTAAGACTTGTTGTATCAAATGCAAAAAAATATACAAATAGAGGTTTGCCATTTCTTGATTTGATACAAGAAGGCAATATTGGATTAATGAAAGCTGTGGATAAATTTGAATATAAAAGAGATTATAGATTCTCAACATATGCTACTTGGTGGATAAAACAAGCAATAAGTAGAGCTATTGCAGACCAAGCACGAACAATTAGAATTCCTATTCACATGATTGACACCGTAAATAAAATAAATAAAACCCAAAGAGATTACATACAAAAATATGGAAAAGAACCAGATATAGAATACATTGCAAAAGAAGTATCACTTCCAGCAGATAAAATCAAAAATGTTATCAAAATGACAAAAGAACCAATCAGTCTTGATGCACCAATTGGTAATGATGAAGATGGAAAATATGGCGATTTTGTCGAGGATAAAAACACCATAGGACCTATGGAACAAGTATTAAAGGAGGATTTAAGAGGACAGATAGATGAAGTATTAATGCAACTAAATGAAAGAGAGAGAGCCGTCATAAAAATGCGGTTTGGGCTTTTAGATGATGAAAGCGATAGAACTCTTGAAGAAATAGGAAAAGAGCTAAATGTTACACGAGAAAGAGTTAGACAAATAGAATCTAGTGCAATAAAAAAACTAAAACATCCTAGAGTAGGTAAGAATCTTAAGAAATATATAGAAGATTAG
- the panB gene encoding 3-methyl-2-oxobutanoate hydroxymethyltransferase yields the protein MKVTISTFQKLKGNGKITSITAYDALFARIFDGEVDMILVGDSLSMSFGGNKDTIPLSLDSMIYHTQAVSKVVKKSLLIADMPFGSYNTNKSALKNATKLYKEGGADAIKIEVNENKIDMVKMLSDNGIATMPHIGLMPQFYRFEGGYKIKGKSKEEKDSMLELALKLQDAGAFSLLIEGTKSDIARDITQNLKIPTIGIGSGNHTDGQILVWSDMFGFFDEFKPKFVRQYLNGKELLKKSIKQYADDVKNLRFPNDDESY from the coding sequence ATGAAAGTTACAATTTCTACTTTTCAAAAACTAAAAGGAAATGGCAAAATTACATCAATTACCGCTTATGATGCCTTGTTTGCTAGAATTTTTGATGGCGAAGTTGATATGATATTAGTTGGTGATAGCTTATCAATGAGTTTTGGTGGAAATAAAGATACGATTCCATTGAGCTTAGATTCTATGATATACCATACACAAGCAGTATCAAAAGTAGTCAAAAAATCATTATTGATCGCTGATATGCCATTTGGTTCATACAATACAAATAAATCTGCTCTAAAAAATGCAACAAAGCTATATAAAGAAGGTGGGGCGGATGCAATCAAAATAGAAGTAAATGAAAACAAGATTGATATGGTAAAAATGCTAAGCGATAATGGTATAGCAACTATGCCACATATAGGGCTTATGCCACAATTTTATAGGTTTGAAGGTGGATATAAGATAAAAGGCAAAAGCAAAGAAGAAAAAGATTCTATGCTAGAGCTTGCATTAAAACTTCAAGATGCAGGAGCGTTTTCCTTACTCATTGAGGGAACAAAAAGCGATATAGCTAGAGATATTACACAGAATTTAAAAATACCAACTATTGGCATTGGAAGTGGAAATCATACAGATGGGCAGATTTTAGTTTGGAGTGATATGTTTGGATTTTTTGATGAGTTTAAACCAAAATTTGTCCGCCAATATCTAAATGGAAAAGAACTATTAAAAAAATCAATAAAACAATATGCAGATGATGTCAAAAATTTACGATTTCCAAATGATGATGAAAGCTATTAA
- the guaB gene encoding IMP dehydrogenase: MKEIKKALTFEDILLIPAYSEVLPKEVNLKTNLTKHITLNSPFVSAAMDTVTEHRTAISIARMGGIGIIHKNMDTSAQINEVKKVKKSESGVINDPIYIQADRTLADAKLITDNYKISGVPVVDKDGKLIGILTNRDTRFESDLSKQVGEVMTKAPLITAKENTSLEVAKDIMHSHKIEKLPIVNENNILKGLITIKDIQKRIEYPNSNKDDFGRLRVGAAIGVFQVERARALAEAGVDVIVLDSAHGHSLNVLKTIELIKKQLSVELIVGNVVTKEATRDLINAGADGIKVGIGPGSICTTRIIAGVGMPQISAIMDCASEAKKHNIPIIADGGIKYSGDVAKAIALGASCVMIGSLLAGCEEAPGDIVIYQGRQYKSYRGMGSIGAMTSGSSDRYFQEGVAKEKLVPEGIEGRVPYRGKIADIIFQLEGGLRSSMGYLGSKDIPSLWNKVEFVQITSAGLRESHVHDVDITKEAPNYHG; encoded by the coding sequence ATGAAAGAAATCAAAAAGGCACTAACTTTTGAAGACATTTTATTAATTCCTGCATATTCTGAAGTATTGCCAAAAGAGGTGAATCTAAAAACAAATCTAACAAAACATATAACATTAAATTCACCTTTTGTGAGTGCTGCGATGGATACCGTTACAGAACATAGAACTGCAATCTCAATAGCTAGAATGGGTGGAATTGGAATCATTCATAAAAATATGGATACAAGCGCACAAATAAATGAAGTAAAAAAAGTTAAAAAAAGTGAAAGTGGCGTAATAAATGATCCAATATATATTCAAGCTGATAGAACTCTAGCAGATGCAAAGCTAATAACTGATAATTATAAAATCTCTGGCGTCCCTGTTGTTGATAAAGATGGCAAACTCATTGGAATCCTAACAAATAGAGATACCAGATTTGAGAGTGATTTAAGTAAGCAAGTAGGTGAAGTGATGACAAAAGCACCTCTAATTACTGCAAAAGAAAATACAAGTCTTGAAGTCGCAAAAGATATTATGCATAGCCACAAAATTGAAAAACTTCCAATAGTCAATGAAAACAATATACTAAAAGGCTTAATCACTATAAAAGATATACAAAAACGAATTGAGTATCCAAACTCAAATAAAGATGATTTTGGAAGACTTAGAGTTGGTGCTGCTATTGGAGTATTTCAAGTAGAAAGAGCAAGGGCATTGGCTGAAGCTGGCGTTGATGTGATAGTGCTAGATTCTGCACATGGGCATTCATTAAATGTGCTAAAAACTATAGAATTGATTAAAAAACAATTAAGTGTTGAACTTATCGTTGGAAATGTAGTCACAAAAGAAGCAACAAGGGATTTAATCAATGCTGGAGCAGATGGAATAAAAGTAGGTATTGGACCAGGAAGTATATGTACCACTAGAATCATAGCTGGAGTTGGAATGCCTCAAATCTCTGCTATTATGGATTGTGCAAGTGAAGCAAAAAAACATAATATTCCTATTATTGCAGATGGTGGTATAAAATATTCAGGCGATGTAGCAAAAGCAATTGCACTTGGTGCTAGCTGTGTTATGATAGGAAGCTTACTTGCAGGTTGCGAAGAAGCTCCAGGTGATATTGTGATATATCAAGGAAGACAATATAAAAGCTATCGTGGAATGGGAAGTATTGGTGCAATGACTTCAGGAAGTAGCGATAGATATTTTCAAGAAGGTGTTGCAAAAGAAAAACTAGTGCCAGAAGGTATTGAAGGTAGAGTTCCATATAGAGGAAAAATTGCAGATATTATATTCCAACTTGAAGGCGGGTTAAGAAGTTCTATGGGGTATTTAGGAAGTAAAGATATTCCAAGTCTTTGGAATAAAGTAGAATTTGTTCAAATCACTAGTGCTGGACTTAGAGAATCTCATGTGCATGATGTTGATATCACAAAAGAAGCACCTAATTATCATGGATAA
- the gatA gene encoding Asp-tRNA(Asn)/Glu-tRNA(Gln) amidotransferase subunit GatA gives MIKLREAIKLKEEELKEIKSKILQDLKNSNLNAYIIDETSLDINNSGIPILIKDNINVKGWEITCGSNILKGYKSPYNASVINKLKQNNLVPFGRANMDEFAMGSTGESSAYGATKNPRDNTRVPGGSSSGSAAAVAGKLAIAALGSDTGGSIRQPAGYCGCVGLKPTYGSVSRYGLVAYSSSLDQIGPITQDVKDCALLFDYIKGYDRMDSTSNKNTPTNSTFNNLNKDRKFTIGILKNAIKEANDDIASAYSNLVDKLTKLGHNIKEIDLIDSNFAISSYYITSMAEASSNLARFDGIRYGNRASNATNLKDLYIQTRSKGFGEEVKRRILIGNFVLSSGYYDAYYLKAQKVRDYISFQYSEIFKSVDIILSPIAPNVAPKLGEKCTPLEMYLSDIYTIGVNLAGLCGICIPVDKSTTNLPIGMQFIGNHFKEQDILDLALNVESNLKGE, from the coding sequence ATGATAAAATTAAGAGAAGCAATCAAACTAAAAGAAGAAGAATTAAAAGAAATCAAAAGCAAAATCTTGCAAGATTTAAAAAACTCTAACTTAAATGCCTACATAATAGATGAAACCTCACTTGATATAAATAATAGCGGAATCCCAATACTCATAAAAGACAATATAAATGTAAAAGGCTGGGAAATCACTTGTGGAAGCAATATCTTAAAAGGCTATAAGTCTCCATATAATGCAAGTGTGATAAACAAACTAAAACAAAATAATTTAGTTCCATTTGGTAGAGCAAATATGGATGAATTTGCCATGGGAAGCACAGGAGAATCTAGTGCATATGGAGCTACAAAAAATCCAAGGGATAATACAAGAGTTCCTGGGGGTAGCAGCAGTGGAAGTGCCGCAGCAGTAGCAGGAAAACTTGCAATCGCTGCACTTGGAAGTGATACTGGCGGTTCTATAAGACAACCTGCTGGGTATTGTGGCTGTGTAGGATTAAAGCCAACTTATGGAAGTGTAAGCAGATATGGACTTGTAGCATATAGCTCAAGTCTAGATCAAATAGGACCAATAACACAAGATGTAAAAGATTGTGCTTTGCTATTTGATTATATAAAAGGCTATGATAGAATGGATTCTACAAGCAATAAAAACACACCAACAAATAGCACATTTAACAATCTAAACAAAGACAGAAAATTCACTATTGGAATCCTAAAAAATGCTATAAAAGAAGCAAATGATGATATTGCATCAGCATATAGCAATTTAGTCGATAAGCTAACTAAATTGGGACATAATATAAAAGAAATCGATTTAATAGATAGCAATTTTGCAATATCAAGCTATTATATAACTTCTATGGCAGAAGCTAGCTCCAATCTAGCGAGATTTGATGGAATCAGGTATGGAAATAGGGCAAGCAATGCTACGAATCTAAAAGACTTATATATACAAACTAGAAGCAAAGGTTTTGGAGAAGAAGTAAAACGAAGGATTCTAATAGGAAATTTTGTATTATCAAGTGGATATTATGATGCCTACTATCTAAAAGCACAAAAAGTTAGAGATTATATAAGCTTTCAATATAGTGAAATTTTTAAAAGCGTTGATATCATCTTAAGCCCTATTGCACCAAATGTTGCACCAAAGCTAGGTGAAAAATGCACCCCTTTAGAAATGTATCTAAGTGATATTTATACTATTGGTGTAAATCTTGCTGGACTTTGCGGAATCTGCATTCCTGTTGATAAAAGCACTACAAATTTACCTATTGGTATGCAATTTATCGGTAATCATTTTAAAGAACAAGATATTCTTGACTTGGCATTAAATGTAGAATCTAACTTAAAAGGAGAATAA
- a CDS encoding AI-2E family transporter, with translation MKQKYFFWIIFAFTFYWILQLYKPFLMNLLVALLLCVATFGLKQFVDKFIKYNFISSFLTIVIFLGIFIFPLALVINNMIHDIANINIEELSKFINESKIKSIELLEQFPSALKDNAIDFITSININTIISYAVNFSGKIGKVGINFVTDSIFILIFLYLFYYYGILLRDYIIDIIPFDKIDSKEILEEVSGVLKVVFFSTIISMILQGFSFGVIASFFGFSGILFGMLYGIASIIPVVGGAIIWVPVSLYIYWAGDLSGAIFIALYSMIFIGTIIDNVIKPLIINIVNKIVLKNPVKINEMLIFIAILAGLASFGFWGIIIGPTISSFFIALLRTYQYKFKDT, from the coding sequence TTGAAACAAAAATATTTTTTTTGGATTATTTTTGCATTTACATTTTATTGGATATTACAGCTATATAAACCATTTTTGATGAATCTATTAGTAGCTTTGTTATTATGTGTGGCTACATTTGGGTTAAAACAATTTGTAGATAAATTCATAAAATACAATTTTATTTCATCATTTCTAACTATCGTAATATTTCTTGGAATCTTCATATTTCCCCTTGCATTAGTCATAAACAACATGATACACGATATTGCAAATATCAATATTGAAGAACTATCAAAATTCATAAATGAATCAAAAATAAAAAGTATAGAATTACTAGAACAATTCCCATCAGCCCTAAAAGATAATGCAATAGACTTTATCACATCAATTAATATCAATACAATTATAAGCTATGCTGTAAATTTTAGTGGCAAGATAGGAAAAGTAGGGATAAATTTTGTTACAGATTCTATTTTTATACTAATATTTCTATATCTATTTTATTACTATGGTATCTTACTAAGAGATTATATTATTGACATAATACCTTTTGATAAAATCGATAGCAAAGAGATTTTAGAAGAAGTAAGCGGAGTGTTAAAAGTAGTATTTTTTAGCACAATCATATCAATGATACTTCAAGGATTTAGCTTTGGAGTGATAGCGTCATTTTTTGGATTTAGTGGAATCTTATTTGGCATGTTATATGGTATCGCATCAATTATACCTGTCGTTGGTGGTGCTATCATTTGGGTGCCTGTGAGTTTGTATATATATTGGGCTGGTGATTTAAGTGGAGCAATATTTATCGCACTATATTCTATGATATTTATTGGCACAATAATTGATAATGTAATAAAACCACTAATTATAAACATAGTAAATAAGATTGTATTAAAAAATCCTGTCAAAATTAATGAGATGTTAATATTTATTGCAATCTTAGCAGGACTCGCTAGCTTTGGTTTTTGGGGGATTATCATTGGTCCTACTATAAGCTCATTTTTTATAGCATTACTTAGAACCTACCAATACAAATTCAAAGATACATAA
- the ruvB gene encoding Holliday junction branch migration DNA helicase RuvB: protein MQRIVEVEKISFEEKEESSLRPQNFNEYIGQKNIKKNLHIAISASKKRGEFLDHILLFGPPGLGKTTLSFVIANEMNTNIKVTSAPMIEKSGDLAAILTNLNKGDILFIDEIHRLGSNIEEILYSAMEDFRLDIIIGSGPAAQTIKVDIEKFTLIGATTRAGMLSNPLRDRFGMTFRMQFYEQGELSKIINLAAKKLNKSIMQDSSDEIAKRSRGTPRIALRLLKRIRDFSEYYDEDSISIDTTLKALNELKVDANGFDELDLAFLDLLVKARGKPLGLSTISASLSEDERTIEDVIEPYLLANNYVERTSKGRIATKKAYDLLGIANNDLF from the coding sequence ATGCAGAGAATAGTAGAGGTTGAAAAAATATCTTTTGAGGAAAAAGAAGAAAGCTCCCTTAGACCTCAAAACTTCAATGAATACATAGGGCAAAAAAATATCAAAAAAAATCTTCATATAGCAATAAGCGCAAGTAAAAAAAGAGGTGAATTTTTAGATCATATATTACTTTTTGGACCTCCTGGACTTGGTAAAACTACACTAAGTTTTGTTATTGCAAATGAAATGAATACAAATATAAAAGTCACTTCTGCACCTATGATTGAAAAAAGTGGCGATTTAGCAGCCATACTAACAAATCTAAATAAAGGTGATATATTGTTTATTGATGAGATTCATCGTCTAGGAAGCAATATAGAAGAGATTCTCTACTCTGCTATGGAAGATTTTAGATTAGATATTATAATTGGATCTGGACCTGCTGCACAAACTATAAAAGTAGATATAGAAAAATTCACGCTAATTGGAGCTACAACTAGAGCTGGAATGCTTAGTAATCCACTTAGAGATAGATTTGGTATGACTTTTAGAATGCAGTTTTATGAACAAGGTGAATTATCCAAAATAATTAATCTTGCAGCAAAAAAATTAAATAAATCTATCATGCAAGATTCTAGTGATGAAATAGCAAAAAGATCGCGGGGGACACCTAGAATTGCACTTAGATTGCTAAAAAGGATTCGTGATTTTAGTGAATATTATGATGAAGATTCTATAAGTATTGATACTACATTAAAAGCACTAAATGAGCTTAAAGTCGATGCAAATGGCTTTGATGAGCTAGATTTGGCATTTTTGGATTTATTAGTCAAGGCAAGAGGAAAACCTCTTGGTCTTAGCACTATTTCTGCGAGTTTGAGTGAAGATGAAAGAACTATAGAAGATGTAATAGAACCTTATCTTTTAGCAAATAATTATGTAGAGCGAACATCAAAAGGGAGAATTGCTACAAAAAAAGCTTATGATTTATTAGGTATTGCAAACAATGATTTGTTTTAG
- the gdhA gene encoding NADP-specific glutamate dehydrogenase, whose product MKYIKYINNLIKEKYPVQLEFHQAVKEVTESLEPILKKYNKYEQNAILERLVIPDREIFFRVTWVDDDGKIQVNRGCRIEFNSAIGPYKGGLRFHPSVNPGIIKFLGFEQIFKNALTTLAMGGGKGGSDFDPKGKSDGEVMRFCQAFMNELYRHIGAHTDVPAGDIGVGGREIGYLYGQYRKLTNRFDGVLTGKALNWGGSLVRTEATGYGCVYFAQNMLKEKGEDLEGKICTVSGSGNVAIYTIEKLQQLGAIPVTISDSKGMIYDKNGIDLALLKEIKEVKRLSLEAYAKEKKNAQYTPVSKYKDGINPVWHVPCFAAFPSATQNELNLKDAKALLKNGCKCVSEGANMPSTIDAVHEFINAKICYGPGKAANAGGVAVSGLEMAQNASMTPWTFEYTDKRLYQIMEDIFNNASQTAKEFNAEGNLVVGANIAGFRKVADSMIDQGVL is encoded by the coding sequence ATGAAATACATCAAATATATAAATAATTTAATAAAAGAAAAATACCCTGTACAACTTGAATTTCATCAAGCAGTAAAAGAAGTAACAGAATCTCTAGAACCAATATTGAAAAAATATAATAAATATGAACAAAATGCAATTTTAGAACGTCTTGTTATACCAGATAGAGAGATATTTTTTCGCGTAACTTGGGTAGATGATGATGGTAAGATTCAAGTAAATAGAGGTTGCAGAATCGAATTTAACTCTGCAATAGGACCATACAAAGGAGGACTTAGATTCCATCCAAGTGTAAATCCTGGAATAATTAAATTTTTAGGATTTGAACAAATATTTAAAAATGCACTAACAACACTCGCTATGGGTGGTGGAAAAGGTGGAAGTGATTTTGATCCAAAAGGAAAAAGTGATGGCGAAGTTATGAGATTCTGCCAAGCTTTTATGAATGAACTTTACCGCCATATTGGTGCTCATACTGATGTCCCAGCAGGTGATATAGGCGTAGGTGGAAGAGAGATTGGCTATCTTTATGGACAATATAGAAAACTTACAAATAGATTTGATGGAGTCTTAACAGGTAAAGCACTAAATTGGGGTGGAAGCCTTGTTAGGACAGAGGCTACAGGATATGGATGTGTATATTTCGCTCAAAACATGCTAAAAGAAAAAGGTGAGGATTTGGAAGGAAAGATTTGCACCGTTTCTGGAAGTGGCAATGTTGCAATATATACAATTGAAAAATTACAACAATTAGGTGCAATTCCGGTAACAATCAGTGATTCAAAAGGTATGATTTATGATAAAAATGGAATTGATTTAGCATTATTAAAAGAGATAAAAGAAGTAAAAAGATTAAGCCTTGAAGCATACGCAAAAGAAAAGAAAAATGCACAATATACACCTGTATCAAAATACAAAGATGGTATAAACCCAGTGTGGCATGTGCCTTGTTTTGCAGCATTTCCAAGTGCAACACAAAATGAGCTTAATTTAAAAGATGCAAAAGCATTGCTAAAAAATGGCTGTAAATGTGTAAGCGAAGGTGCAAATATGCCTTCTACAATAGATGCAGTTCATGAATTTATAAATGCAAAAATATGCTATGGTCCAGGTAAAGCTGCAAACGCAGGTGGAGTAGCAGTAAGTGGCTTGGAGATGGCACAAAATGCTAGTATGACACCATGGACTTTTGAATATACTGATAAAAGACTATATCAAATTATGGAAGATATATTTAATAATGCAAGTCAAACTGCAAAAGAATTTAATGCTGAAGGAAACTTAGTAGTTGGTGCAAATATCGCTGGATTTAGAAAAGTCGCAGATTCTATGATTGATCAAGGTGTGCTATAA